One region of Terriglobales bacterium genomic DNA includes:
- the aroF gene encoding 3-deoxy-7-phosphoheptulonate synthase has protein sequence MLVVMQAHATEEQVRGVCEKIESLGLRPHAIPGAQRVAIGITGNRGEVEAGGLEEMPGVAEVIRVSKPYKLVSRDIKEEDTVIQFPASGPSPAATIGGRELAIMAGPCAIESREQAFAVAEHVARSGARFFRGGAYKPRTSPYSFQGLGEEGLKILAEVRERFGMKIVTEAVDNESLDLVEQYADVVQIGARNMQNFSLLKRAGRSPKPVLLKRGMSATLDEFLMAAEYVMSEGNYNVILCERGVRTFADHTRNTLDLSVVPAVHRLSHLPIVVDPSHGTGKRNKVLPLSRAAVAVGADGLIVEVHNDPDRALSDGMQSLYPHQYEELIAEVRQIAAVVHRDVASAAAASQPAHAR, from the coding sequence ATGCTGGTCGTCATGCAGGCGCACGCTACCGAAGAGCAGGTGCGCGGCGTCTGCGAAAAGATCGAGTCTCTCGGGCTGCGTCCGCACGCCATTCCCGGAGCGCAGCGCGTGGCCATCGGCATCACCGGCAACCGGGGCGAAGTCGAGGCCGGCGGCCTGGAGGAGATGCCGGGCGTCGCCGAAGTCATCCGCGTCAGCAAGCCCTACAAGCTGGTGAGCCGCGACATTAAAGAAGAGGACACCGTCATCCAGTTTCCCGCCTCGGGCCCCAGCCCGGCGGCTACAATCGGCGGACGCGAGCTGGCCATCATGGCCGGTCCGTGCGCCATCGAGAGCCGCGAGCAGGCCTTCGCGGTGGCCGAGCACGTGGCGCGCAGCGGCGCGCGATTCTTCCGCGGCGGCGCCTACAAGCCGCGCACTTCACCGTATTCCTTCCAGGGACTTGGCGAAGAGGGACTGAAGATCCTCGCCGAAGTTCGCGAACGCTTCGGAATGAAGATCGTTACCGAAGCGGTGGACAACGAGTCGCTCGACCTGGTGGAGCAGTACGCCGACGTGGTGCAGATCGGCGCGCGCAACATGCAGAACTTCTCCCTGCTGAAGCGCGCCGGACGCTCGCCCAAACCGGTGCTGCTGAAGCGCGGCATGTCGGCCACGCTCGACGAATTCCTGATGGCCGCCGAGTACGTGATGAGCGAGGGCAACTACAACGTGATCCTGTGCGAGCGCGGCGTGCGCACCTTCGCCGACCACACCCGCAACACGCTCGACCTGAGCGTGGTGCCGGCGGTGCACCGGCTCAGCCACCTGCCCATCGTAGTGGACCCGAGCCACGGCACGGGCAAGCGCAACAAAGTGCTGCCGCTCTCGCGGGCGGCGGTTGCGGTCGGCGCGGACGGGTTGATCGTGGAAGTGCACAACGATCCCGACCGCGCGCTCAGCGACGGCATGCAATCGCTGTATCCCCATCAGTACGAGGAGTTGATCGCCGAAGTCCGGCAGATCGCCGCCGTGGTGCATCGCGACGTGGCGTCCGCGGCCGCCGCCAGCCAGCCCGCGCACGCCCGTTGA
- a CDS encoding YncE family protein, with protein sequence MLALSACREGPPADNLQEFAYVTNGRSNTVTVLDLRRLRSARTINVGRGPTGVAANPKKNEVYAVNTDSDNVSFIDAERNVVVATVGVHRQPFFIDVSADGRRAYVANSGSANVSVLDLDARRVLANVRVGAKPGLARVSPDGKTVVVSNAGDNTVSLLNPSALAVRSTLDVCKNPQDIAILPDSSKAFVACADSGQVAAIDLKSDKVLALLDVGQTPVHLALKPDGGEIFVSNFASGTISIIETTTNEVAGSFLAGTAPVRSIASADNATLYIANFGSDAVAVYGIDDGRLLGTIPVGSGPDALALAPNQNFLLVANSKSGDVAFVRTAKLPRGSKISAERSLFTMAPVGLDPRQIAVKTFVSNAAAR encoded by the coding sequence TTGCTTGCTCTCTCAGCGTGCCGCGAAGGGCCTCCGGCTGACAACCTCCAGGAATTCGCCTACGTCACCAACGGGCGCAGCAACACGGTCACCGTGCTCGACCTGCGGCGTCTCCGCTCGGCGCGCACCATCAACGTAGGACGCGGGCCCACCGGCGTGGCGGCGAACCCGAAGAAGAACGAGGTCTACGCGGTCAACACCGATTCGGACAACGTGAGCTTCATCGATGCCGAACGCAACGTGGTGGTGGCGACGGTGGGCGTGCATCGCCAGCCGTTCTTCATTGACGTGTCCGCCGACGGCCGGCGCGCCTACGTCGCCAATTCCGGTTCGGCCAACGTCAGCGTGCTCGACCTCGACGCGCGCAGGGTCCTGGCCAACGTGCGCGTGGGCGCAAAGCCGGGACTGGCGCGGGTTTCGCCCGACGGGAAAACCGTGGTCGTCTCCAACGCGGGTGACAATACCGTCTCGCTGCTGAACCCATCCGCGCTCGCCGTGCGCTCGACGCTCGATGTCTGCAAGAACCCTCAGGACATCGCCATTCTTCCCGACTCGAGCAAGGCGTTTGTCGCCTGCGCCGATTCGGGCCAGGTGGCCGCCATCGATTTGAAGTCGGACAAAGTGCTCGCCCTGCTCGACGTAGGGCAGACGCCGGTGCACCTGGCGCTCAAGCCGGATGGCGGCGAGATCTTCGTCAGCAACTTCGCCTCCGGGACGATCTCGATCATCGAGACCACCACCAACGAGGTCGCCGGCAGCTTCCTGGCCGGCACGGCGCCGGTGCGTTCCATCGCCAGCGCGGACAATGCGACGCTGTACATCGCCAACTTCGGCTCGGACGCGGTGGCGGTTTACGGCATTGACGACGGCCGCCTGCTGGGCACGATCCCGGTGGGCAGCGGGCCGGACGCGCTGGCGCTCGCTCCCAACCAGAATTTTCTGCTGGTGGCCAACTCGAAGTCGGGTGACGTGGCCTTCGTGCGCACCGCCAAGCTGCCGCGCGGGTCGAAGATCAGCGCCGAACGCTCGCTGTTCACCATGGCGCCGGTGGGACTCGACCCGCGCCAGATCGCGGTGAAGACGTTTGTCTCGAACGCCGCGGCGCGGTAA
- a CDS encoding UDP-N-acetylmuramate dehydrogenase: MLSARRYTVKGFPSENLCVLCASAVKLLLYSSHVVIQENVPLAPLTTLKVGGPARYFARATSEQDVTAAVSTARERGWPLFILGGGSNVVIADAGWPGLVLHIAVTGLDHRRENGKVVFEAGAGEEWDTFVAYAVKHDCAGVECMSGIPGTVGGTPVQNVGAYGQEVSETISEVRALDTERGSVVDLCGESCGFAYRTSIFNTVAKGRYIITRVSYALVSGGAPKVEYADLKNFFSGRGGTRTLQEVRDAVRQVRLRKAMLIVDGDEDSRSAGSFFKNPLISQAEYEQLAARAAARGLTPPARFPTPQGVKVPAGWLVEQAGFAKGTARGRVGISRRHALAIVNRGGATAAEVAALKDEIQRRVEDVFGVRLQPEPVFVGFGPA, translated from the coding sequence ATGCTGAGCGCCCGTCGCTACACCGTGAAGGGTTTTCCATCTGAGAACCTCTGCGTTCTCTGCGCCTCGGCGGTGAAGCTTTTGCTTTATTCTTCCCACGTGGTCATCCAGGAAAACGTTCCCTTGGCGCCGCTGACTACGCTGAAGGTCGGCGGGCCGGCGCGCTACTTTGCGCGCGCAACGTCGGAGCAGGACGTGACCGCGGCGGTTTCGACGGCGCGCGAGCGCGGCTGGCCGCTGTTCATCCTGGGAGGCGGCAGCAACGTGGTGATCGCCGACGCCGGATGGCCCGGGCTGGTGCTGCACATCGCCGTGACGGGGCTGGACCATCGTCGCGAGAACGGCAAGGTCGTCTTCGAAGCGGGCGCGGGCGAGGAGTGGGACACCTTCGTCGCCTACGCCGTGAAGCACGACTGCGCGGGCGTGGAGTGCATGAGCGGCATTCCCGGCACGGTGGGCGGCACGCCGGTGCAGAACGTGGGCGCCTACGGGCAGGAAGTTTCCGAGACGATCAGCGAAGTGCGCGCGCTCGACACCGAGCGGGGCAGCGTGGTCGATCTATGTGGCGAGTCCTGCGGCTTTGCCTACCGCACGAGCATCTTCAACACCGTCGCCAAGGGGCGCTACATCATTACGCGGGTCAGCTATGCGCTCGTTTCCGGCGGCGCGCCGAAGGTCGAGTACGCCGACCTGAAGAACTTCTTCTCCGGACGCGGCGGCACGCGCACGCTGCAGGAAGTGCGCGACGCGGTTCGCCAGGTCCGCCTGCGCAAGGCCATGCTGATCGTGGACGGCGACGAGGACTCCCGCAGCGCCGGGTCGTTCTTCAAGAACCCGCTGATCAGCCAGGCCGAGTACGAACAGCTCGCGGCCCGTGCCGCGGCACGCGGGCTGACGCCGCCTGCCCGCTTCCCCACGCCGCAAGGCGTGAAGGTGCCAGCCGGCTGGCTGGTGGAGCAGGCCGGCTTCGCCAAGGGCACGGCGCGGGGACGAGTGGGCATCTCGCGCCGCCACGCCCTCGCCATTGTCAACCGGGGCGGGGCGACCGCGGCCGAGGTGGCCGCTTTAAAGGATGAAATCCAGCGCCGCGTGGAAGACGTTTTCGGCGTTCGGCTGCAGCCGGAGCCGGTTTTTGTGGGTTTCGGGCCCGCCTGA